In Luteimonas sp. MC1750, the following proteins share a genomic window:
- a CDS encoding beta-ketoacyl-[acyl-carrier-protein] synthase family protein gives MPALAITAHTATTALGRGLAAQVEALRHRRGGLRPNDFGPDPLPAWIGRVDGLEDEALPSELADWDCRNNRLAWMALQQDGLMDAVARVRERHGAERVAVVIGTSTSSIGASEEAYSRLEPGADGDPRFPADLARPIVHTPHSLGDFVQAATGLRGPCVTVATACSSSAKVFAQAARLVQAGLVDAALVGGVDTLCGSVLFGFNSLGLVSAQPCRPFDRDRDGLSLGEAGGFALLERATDGDGGLQLCGYGESSDAHHMSAPHPEGLGATLAMRDALARAGIAPADVGYLNLHGTSTPANDAVEGAAVAALFPATLHASSTKGWTGHTLGAAGIVESVFALIALEHGLLPGILHSETPDPACGPQIRFDNADADIRYAMNNSFGFGGNNASLVFGRA, from the coding sequence CGGCCTGCGGCCCAACGACTTCGGCCCCGATCCGCTGCCGGCGTGGATCGGCCGCGTGGACGGCCTCGAGGACGAAGCGCTGCCCTCCGAACTCGCCGACTGGGACTGCCGCAACAACCGGCTGGCCTGGATGGCGCTGCAGCAGGACGGGCTGATGGACGCCGTGGCCCGCGTGCGCGAGCGCCACGGCGCCGAACGCGTGGCGGTGGTGATCGGGACCTCGACGTCCAGCATCGGCGCCAGCGAAGAGGCGTATTCGCGGCTGGAGCCGGGCGCCGACGGCGACCCGCGCTTTCCCGCCGATCTCGCGCGCCCGATCGTGCACACGCCGCACTCGCTGGGCGATTTCGTCCAGGCCGCCACCGGCCTGCGCGGGCCCTGCGTGACCGTGGCCACGGCCTGCTCGTCGAGCGCCAAGGTGTTCGCGCAGGCGGCCCGCCTGGTCCAGGCCGGCCTGGTCGACGCGGCCCTGGTCGGCGGCGTCGACACCCTGTGCGGCAGCGTGCTGTTCGGCTTCAATTCGCTGGGCCTGGTCTCCGCGCAGCCGTGCCGCCCCTTCGACCGCGACCGCGACGGTCTGTCGCTGGGCGAGGCCGGCGGCTTCGCCCTGCTCGAGCGCGCGACGGACGGCGACGGTGGCCTGCAGCTGTGCGGCTACGGCGAATCCAGCGATGCGCACCACATGTCCGCGCCGCATCCCGAAGGCCTGGGTGCCACGCTGGCGATGCGTGACGCGCTTGCGCGCGCCGGCATCGCGCCGGCCGACGTCGGCTACCTCAACCTCCACGGCACGTCGACCCCGGCCAACGACGCGGTCGAGGGCGCGGCGGTCGCGGCCCTGTTCCCGGCGACGCTGCACGCCAGCTCGACCAAGGGCTGGACCGGGCACACGCTGGGCGCGGCGGGCATCGTGGAATCGGTGTTCGCACTGATCGCGCTCGAGCATGGCCTGCTGCCGGGCATCCTGCACAGCGAAACCCCCGACCCGGCCTGCGGGCCGCAGATCCGTTTCGACAATGCCGATGCCGACATCCGCTATGCGATGAACAACTCCTTCGGCTTCGGCGGCAACAACGCCTCCCTGGTCTTCGGCCGCGCATGA
- a CDS encoding beta-ketoacyl synthase chain length factor, translating into MNTLAARIEGIGFWAPGLPSWDAARAHVREATPPGDTARPSPKLLAPNERRRAPPSVSVALEVALAACEAAGRDPAALPSVFASTHGDLAITDYMCATLADDPRAISPTKFHNSVHNAAAGYWTIGAGCLRPATALSAHRASFAQGLIEALAQLACGDEAVLLAAYDTEGTGPLGAISESHGLLGGALVLAACPESGLREAGDGVLLRATLVDADAPTRHGPLARHGAGNAMAPMLPLFDALAGRGDLALLHAGHGRTLRVELAHG; encoded by the coding sequence ATGAACACCCTCGCCGCCCGCATCGAAGGCATCGGTTTCTGGGCCCCGGGCCTGCCGTCGTGGGACGCCGCACGCGCCCACGTGCGCGAGGCCACCCCGCCCGGCGACACCGCCAGGCCTTCGCCGAAGCTGCTCGCGCCCAACGAGCGCCGGCGCGCGCCGCCGTCCGTGTCGGTGGCGCTCGAGGTTGCGCTGGCCGCATGCGAGGCCGCGGGCCGCGATCCCGCGGCGCTGCCCTCGGTGTTCGCCTCGACCCATGGCGACCTGGCGATCACCGACTACATGTGCGCGACGCTTGCCGACGACCCGCGCGCGATCTCGCCGACCAAGTTCCACAACTCCGTGCACAACGCCGCGGCCGGCTACTGGACAATCGGCGCCGGCTGCCTGCGCCCGGCGACCGCGCTCAGCGCGCACCGGGCCAGCTTCGCCCAGGGCCTGATCGAGGCGCTCGCGCAGCTGGCCTGCGGCGACGAGGCCGTGCTGCTGGCCGCCTACGACACCGAGGGCACCGGTCCGCTGGGCGCGATCTCCGAGAGCCACGGGCTGCTGGGCGGTGCGCTGGTGCTGGCCGCCTGCCCGGAATCGGGCCTGCGAGAGGCCGGCGACGGCGTCCTGCTGCGCGCCACCCTGGTCGACGCCGATGCCCCCACCCGGCACGGTCCGCTCGCGCGCCACGGCGCCGGCAACGCGATGGCGCCGATGCTGCCGCTGTTCGACGCCCTGGCCGGTCGCGGCGACCTCGCGCTGCTGCATGCCGGCCATGGCCGCACGCTGCGGGTGGAACTCGCGCATGGCTGA
- a CDS encoding glycosyltransferase family 2 protein produces the protein MAEHAPLRPEDVALVIPALNESLRIRGVVEGALAQVPNVIVVDDGSDDDTVARIADLPVRVVRHARRMGKGAALRSGFAEAERLGARAVATMDGDGQHDAADIPRLIAAANRHPGCVVIGARLRKRAAQPPHRRLGNDFGDWGISWGCGFRVVDSQSGQRLYPREVFTLRDIPGEGFAFEAQMLISAARDAGARVVAVPIETRYAGHAPGLEFRKSHFRLFRDLWAITSHVVGQVLGHGDFIAQYARTRGNPPVIDDDRDGPLAVDTGTHLEQAKGGHG, from the coding sequence ATGGCTGAGCACGCGCCGCTGCGCCCCGAGGACGTCGCCCTGGTGATCCCGGCGCTGAACGAGTCGCTGCGCATCCGCGGCGTGGTCGAAGGCGCGCTGGCCCAGGTGCCGAACGTGATCGTGGTCGATGACGGCTCCGACGACGATACCGTCGCGCGGATCGCCGACCTGCCCGTGCGCGTGGTCCGGCACGCCCGGCGGATGGGCAAGGGCGCGGCGCTGCGCAGCGGCTTCGCCGAGGCCGAACGCCTGGGCGCGCGCGCCGTCGCCACCATGGACGGCGACGGCCAGCACGACGCCGCCGACATCCCGCGGCTGATCGCGGCGGCCAACCGGCATCCCGGCTGCGTGGTCATCGGCGCGCGGCTGCGCAAGCGCGCCGCGCAGCCGCCGCACCGCCGCCTGGGCAACGACTTCGGCGACTGGGGCATCAGCTGGGGCTGCGGCTTCCGCGTCGTCGACAGCCAGAGCGGGCAGCGCCTGTACCCGCGCGAGGTGTTCACCCTGCGCGACATCCCCGGCGAGGGCTTCGCGTTCGAGGCGCAGATGCTGATCTCCGCCGCCCGCGACGCCGGTGCGCGCGTGGTCGCGGTGCCGATTGAAACCCGCTATGCGGGCCACGCGCCCGGCCTCGAGTTCCGCAAGAGCCACTTCCGCCTGTTCCGCGACCTGTGGGCGATCACCTCGCACGTGGTCGGCCAGGTCCTGGGCCATGGCGACTTCATCGCGCAATACGCGCGCACCCGCGGCAACCCGCCGGTCATCGACGACGACCGCGACGGCCCGCTCGCCGTGGACACCGGGACGCATCTCGAACAGGCCAAGGGAGGCCACGGTTGA
- a CDS encoding tryptophan 7-halogenase: MDNAQRVDVAILGGGLAGLTLALQLRQADPALAITIFERRSHPAPEAAFKVGESTVEIGAHYFSHVLGLREHLDQEQIRKFGFRFFFSDGRDDIDRCTEIGVSRLLPTPSWQIDRGRFETMLGERARAQGIDFRDGAMVRGVELADGDRDHCVTWSRGDAQGTLDARWVVDASGRAGVLKRKLGLAEANEHDANAVWWRVEGLVDPNDWSDDAAWVGRCTPPDRWRSTNHMCGKGYWFWLIPLASGAHSLGIVCDAVLHPLDTMDSHDKAMDWLRRHQPRVAASLEGHAVMDFRFLRHFSHGCRQVFGDRWALTGEAGLFLDPFYSPGSDFIAISNTYITDLVLRDRAGTQFAPHAALYEQLYVSFYANTMTLYQDQYALFGDEQVMPVKVIWDYTFYWALLAPVYFAGRIADIAMYGRLRGLLERGSALNAGMQSLLREWGVRNDAQATAPASGRVLDQYGIDWFHELNRQLRDEADDAAFDARIAANVARMDALAAEILGRARDVHPEIGDHGLDALLAGDAPPPSLDAVWYAAA; the protein is encoded by the coding sequence ATGGACAACGCGCAGCGCGTCGACGTGGCGATCCTCGGTGGCGGACTGGCGGGGCTGACCCTCGCCCTGCAGCTCCGCCAGGCGGATCCGGCCCTGGCCATCACGATCTTCGAGCGGCGCAGCCATCCGGCGCCCGAAGCCGCGTTCAAGGTCGGCGAATCCACGGTCGAGATCGGCGCGCACTACTTCTCCCACGTGCTGGGCCTGCGCGAGCACCTCGACCAGGAACAGATCCGCAAGTTCGGCTTCCGCTTCTTCTTCTCCGATGGCCGCGACGACATCGACCGCTGCACCGAGATCGGCGTCAGCCGGCTGCTGCCGACGCCGTCGTGGCAGATCGACCGCGGCCGCTTCGAAACCATGCTCGGCGAACGCGCGCGCGCCCAGGGCATCGATTTCCGCGATGGCGCGATGGTGCGCGGCGTCGAGCTCGCCGACGGCGATCGCGACCACTGCGTCACCTGGTCGCGGGGCGACGCGCAGGGCACGCTGGACGCCCGCTGGGTGGTCGATGCCAGCGGGCGCGCCGGCGTGCTCAAGCGCAAGCTCGGACTGGCCGAGGCCAACGAGCACGACGCCAATGCGGTCTGGTGGCGCGTGGAGGGCCTGGTCGATCCCAACGACTGGTCCGACGATGCCGCCTGGGTCGGCCGCTGCACGCCGCCCGACCGCTGGCGCTCGACCAACCACATGTGCGGCAAAGGCTACTGGTTCTGGCTGATCCCGCTGGCGTCCGGCGCGCACTCGCTGGGCATCGTCTGCGACGCGGTCCTGCACCCGCTCGACACCATGGACAGCCATGACAAGGCCATGGACTGGCTGCGCCGGCACCAGCCGCGCGTGGCCGCGTCGCTCGAGGGCCACGCGGTCATGGACTTCCGCTTCCTGCGCCACTTCTCCCACGGCTGCCGCCAGGTGTTCGGCGACCGCTGGGCGCTGACCGGCGAGGCGGGGCTGTTCCTCGACCCGTTCTACTCGCCGGGCAGCGACTTCATCGCGATCTCCAACACCTACATCACCGACCTGGTGCTGCGCGACCGCGCCGGCACCCAGTTCGCGCCGCATGCCGCGCTGTACGAGCAGCTCTACGTCTCGTTCTACGCCAACACCATGACGCTGTACCAGGACCAGTACGCGCTGTTCGGCGACGAACAGGTCATGCCGGTCAAGGTGATCTGGGACTACACCTTCTACTGGGCGCTGCTGGCGCCGGTGTACTTCGCCGGGCGCATCGCCGACATCGCCATGTACGGACGGCTGCGCGGGCTGCTCGAGCGCGGCAGCGCGCTCAACGCCGGCATGCAGTCCCTGCTGCGCGAGTGGGGCGTGCGCAACGACGCGCAGGCCACCGCCCCGGCGTCGGGCCGCGTGCTCGACCAGTACGGCATCGACTGGTTCCACGAGCTCAACCGCCAGCTGCGCGACGAGGCCGACGACGCCGCGTTCGACGCGCGGATCGCCGCCAACGTGGCGCGGATGGACGCGCTGGCCGCGGAGATCCTCGGCCGCGCACGCGACGTGCATCCCGAGATCGGCGACCACGGCCTCGACGCGCTGCTGGCCGGCGACGCGCCGCCGCCTTCGCTCGACGCCGTCTGGTACGCCGCCGCCTGA